A region of Oncorhynchus masou masou isolate Uvic2021 chromosome 29, UVic_Omas_1.1, whole genome shotgun sequence DNA encodes the following proteins:
- the LOC135520093 gene encoding thyroid hormone receptor-associated protein 3-like isoform X5 yields the protein MSKATKSASKSRSHSGSCSRSRSVSRSRSSSRSRSRKHRYSSRSRTRSRSRSHSPSHNNRERNYPREYQNNNREFRGYHRGFRRPYYFRGRGRGYFPRGRFQRGGGGGYNNNYRPNNWQNYRQHPQQQQQQQQQQQQQQHPHSPRRGRSRTPKKRSGSPRSHSHSKVSDRSSSPRSRRSRHSSSSHSSSPTRRSGSGSATQNSKDVKEERSASKEVQKKGGGGGDGEPVEITGVPAGPDGSASGDKPKANWQGVTDHSNSTSPRGSSPQVRSAVIIGQGAPASTQSSPSPKSTNANGSNSNGAPSWQIQTVGSSPSTKSPSQKSPTPVFSGFGFFSKDDNLAGDKAAISSVFKRFLEEHNHKKKQSAWENGREMETNDGDVEREKGNGMKASGGIFDREPDKGEKYKYMEDFDDDRNVSLNSFLKASPFFSCDGEEEDEEMIPKSRPKVLRKEHAREDDGSPNPKSKVTLSARELFEERFGKWENLAYLQAAAKDDDLDAMAEEIYRSQKQEKATAIAAVLAKREAIAGMLRGFSPENVSKDRRMEKAASSLSPIPAPRRNSDREMFMVRGEDSPPRASEKRGAEFSVRMDSLRDDVASSSGVMVGERRLSRDLVHPTKKEQAFRSIFQHIQATQLQRSPSELFAQHIVTIVHYIKAQHFPSNGITLNERFAMYQRRAAQKEMMKPRKSPEIHRRIDVSPSAFKKHSHLFEGMKSSGEGSYKDEGKKMKGDSMDLRLDIERRKKYSTRESDYKQDRGRDSGDSPEASRERSAEKSSKHHKKSKKNKKKPSRSSSSSSSAESHRGGDYPHEEPEPKDEGFNKARLGPRGDYGGPTERGRGRGGFQFRIRGRGWNRENDQGNNSNSNTANICIPVHPKNEDWEPEYTPKSRKYYLVA from the exons CTCTAGGTCCCGCACTCGCTCGCGCTCCAGATCTCATTCTCCATCCCACAATAACCGAGAGCGGAACTACCCAAGGGAGTACCAGAATAATAACCGCGAGTTCCGGGGCTACCACCGAGGCTTCCGGAGGCCCTACTACTTCAGAGGCCGAGGGCGTGGTTACTTCCCACGGGGGCGCTTccagaggggtgggggaggtggCTACAACAACAACTACCGCCCCAATAACTGGCAGAACTACAGGCAGCACccccaacagcagcagcaacagcaacagcaacaacagcagcagcaacacccaCACAGCCCGAGACGGGGACGATCCCGTACCCCTAAAAAGCGCTCGGGTAGCCCTCGTTCCCACAGCCACTCCAAGGTCTCAGACCGCTCTTCCTCGCCCCGATCCCGGCGTTCCCGCCACTCCTCTTCCTcacattcctcctctcccacacGCAGGTCGGGCTCTGGGTCAGCCACGCAGAACTCTAAGGATGTCAAGGAGGAGCGCTCTGCCTCCAAGGAGGTCcagaagaaaggaggaggaggaggagatggcgAGCCCGTGGAGATCACAGGGGTGCCTGCAGGGCCTGATGGGAGCGCTAGTGGGGACAAGCCCAAGGCTAACTGGCAGGGCGTGACAGATCATAGCAACAGCACCAGCCCCAGGGGGTCAAGTCCTCAGGTGCGCTCAGCTGTTATCATTGGTCAGGGCGCCCCAGCTTCGACCCAGTCTAGCCCCTCTCCTAAAAGCACCAATGCTAATGGATCCAATTCCAATGGTGCCCCCTCATGGCAGATACAGACAGTGGGCAGTTCACCTTCCACCAAAAGCCCTTCTCAGAAAAGCCCCACACCTGTGTTCTCTGGCTTTGGCTTCTTCTCTAAAGACGACAACCTGGCAGGAGATAAAGCAGCTATCTCCTCAGTGTTCAAAAG GTTCTTGGAAGAGCACAATCATAAGAAAAAGCAGTCTGCTTGGGAGAATGGCAGAGAGATGGAAACCAATGATGGGGATGTTGAGCGGGAGAAAGGGAATGGCATGAAGGCCTCTGGGGGCATCTTTGACAGAGAGCCCGACAAAGGGGAGAAGTACAAGTACATGGAAGACTTTGACGATGACCGGAACGTGTCGTTGAACAGCTTCTTGAAAGCCTCCCCTTTCTTTTCCTGCGATGGCGAGGAAGAGGACGAGGAGATGATACCCAAGTCCCGTCCCAAGGTGCTCCGCAAAGAGCATGCCCGGGAGGACGACGGGTCTCCCAATCCCAAGAGCAAAGTCACCCTCTCGGCCAGGGAGCTATTTGAGGAGCGCTTCGGCAAGTGGGAGAACCTGGCCTACTTGCAGGCGGCTGCCAAAGACGATGATCTTGATGCCATGGCGGAGGAGATTTACCGCAGCCAGAAGCAGGAGAAGGCCACGGCCATAGCTGCGGTCTTGGCCAAGAGAGAGGCCATAGCGGGCATGCTCAGAGGCTTCTCCCCGGAGAACGTCAGcaaagacaggaggatggagaaAGCTGCCTCCAGCCTGTCCCCCATACCCGCACCACGGAGGAACTCTGACCGGGAGATGTTCATGGTCAGGGGGGAGGACTCTCCCCCAAGGGCCTCTGAGAAAAGAGGAGCGGAGTTCAGCGTCAGAATGGATTCCCTCAGAGATGATGTGGCAAG ctcctctGGTGTTATGGTTGGTGAGCGAAGGTTATCACGGGATCTTGTGCATCCTACTAAAAAGGAGCAGGCGTTTCGCTCTATCTTCCAGCACATTCAGGCCACACAGTTACAAAGGAGTCCCTCAGAGCTGTTTGCACAGCACATTGTCACCATTGTCCACTACATTAAAG CACAGCACTTTCCATCCAACGGAATTACTCTAAATGAGCGATTTGCCATGTACCAAAGAAGAGCTGCGCAAAAAGAAATGATGAAGCCAAGAAAGAGCCCAGAGATACACAG GAGAATTGATGTTTCTCCCAGTGCTTTTAAGAAACACTCTCACCTGTTTGAGGGGATGAAAAGCTCCGGGGAAGGCAGTTACAAG GATGAAGGTAAAAAAATGAAGGGTGACTCAATGGACCTTCGTCTGGATATTGAGCGCCGTAAAAAATATTCCACCCGGGAGAGTGATTATAaacaggatagggggagagatTCAGGAGACTCCCCAGAGGCTAGCAGGGAGAGGTCCGCTGAGAAATCCTCCAAGCACCACAAGAAGTCCAA gaaaaacaagaagaagccatctcgctcctcctcttcctcttcttctgccGAATCTCACAGGGGAGGAGACTATCCCCATGAGGAGCCTGAGCCCAAAGACGAAGGCTTTAACAAGGCCAGGCTGGGGCCTCGGGGGGACTATGGCGGTCCCACGGAGAGGGGACGAGGACGCGGAGGCTTT CAATTTAGAATAAGAGGAAGGGGCTGGAACAGGGAAAATGACCAGGGAAACAATTCCAACAGTAATACCGCTAACATTTGCATACCAGTTCACCCCAAGAATGAGGACTGGGAACCAGAGTACACCCCCAAGAGCCGAAAATACTACTTGGTAG CATGA
- the LOC135520093 gene encoding thyroid hormone receptor-associated protein 3-like isoform X2, translating to MSKATKSASKSRSHSGSCSRSRSVSRSRSSSRSRSRKHRYRSRTRSRSRSHSPSHNNRERNYPREYQNNNREFRGYHRGFRRPYYFRGRGRGYFPRGRFQRGGGGGYNNNYRPNNWQNYRQHPQQQQQQQQQQQQQQHPHSPRRGRSRTPKKRSGSPRSHSHSKVSDRSSSPRSRRSRHSSSSHSSSPTRRSGSGSATQNSKDVKEERSASKEVQKKGGGGGDGEPVEITGVPAGPDGSASGDKPKANWQGVTDHSNSTSPRGSSPQVRSAVIIGQGAPASTQSSPSPKSTNANGSNSNGAPSWQIQTVGSSPSTKSPSQKSPTPVFSGFGFFSKDDNLAGDKAAISSVFKRFLEEHNHKKKQSAWENGREMETNDGDVEREKGNGMKASGGIFDREPDKGEKYKYMEDFDDDRNVSLNSFLKASPFFSCDGEEEDEEMIPKSRPKVLRKEHAREDDGSPNPKSKVTLSARELFEERFGKWENLAYLQAAAKDDDLDAMAEEIYRSQKQEKATAIAAVLAKREAIAGMLRGFSPENVSKDRRMEKAASSLSPIPAPRRNSDREMFMVRGEDSPPRASEKRGAEFSVRMDSLRDDVASSSGVMVGERRLSRDLVHPTKKEQAFRSIFQHIQATQLQRSPSELFAQHIVTIVHYIKAQHFPSNGITLNERFAMYQRRAAQKEMMKPRKSPEIHRRIDVSPSAFKKHSHLFEGMKSSGEGSYKDEGKKMKGDSMDLRLDIERRKKYSTRESDYKQDRGRDSGDSPEASRERSAEKSSKHHKKSKKNKKKPSRSSSSSSSAESHRGGDYPHEEPEPKDEGFNKARLGPRGDYGGPTERGRGRGGFQFRIRGRGWNRENDQGNNSNSNTANICIPVHPKNEDWEPEYTPKSRKYYLHDDREGERKWVDNRGRGGRGNFLRGSRGRFIIRKASVGLPNNHANNNNSPKWTHDKFQVNGGKEEGEPQEEDTEQDHKDQEKSEDMETAEQ from the exons GTCCCGCACTCGCTCGCGCTCCAGATCTCATTCTCCATCCCACAATAACCGAGAGCGGAACTACCCAAGGGAGTACCAGAATAATAACCGCGAGTTCCGGGGCTACCACCGAGGCTTCCGGAGGCCCTACTACTTCAGAGGCCGAGGGCGTGGTTACTTCCCACGGGGGCGCTTccagaggggtgggggaggtggCTACAACAACAACTACCGCCCCAATAACTGGCAGAACTACAGGCAGCACccccaacagcagcagcaacagcaacagcaacaacagcagcagcaacacccaCACAGCCCGAGACGGGGACGATCCCGTACCCCTAAAAAGCGCTCGGGTAGCCCTCGTTCCCACAGCCACTCCAAGGTCTCAGACCGCTCTTCCTCGCCCCGATCCCGGCGTTCCCGCCACTCCTCTTCCTcacattcctcctctcccacacGCAGGTCGGGCTCTGGGTCAGCCACGCAGAACTCTAAGGATGTCAAGGAGGAGCGCTCTGCCTCCAAGGAGGTCcagaagaaaggaggaggaggaggagatggcgAGCCCGTGGAGATCACAGGGGTGCCTGCAGGGCCTGATGGGAGCGCTAGTGGGGACAAGCCCAAGGCTAACTGGCAGGGCGTGACAGATCATAGCAACAGCACCAGCCCCAGGGGGTCAAGTCCTCAGGTGCGCTCAGCTGTTATCATTGGTCAGGGCGCCCCAGCTTCGACCCAGTCTAGCCCCTCTCCTAAAAGCACCAATGCTAATGGATCCAATTCCAATGGTGCCCCCTCATGGCAGATACAGACAGTGGGCAGTTCACCTTCCACCAAAAGCCCTTCTCAGAAAAGCCCCACACCTGTGTTCTCTGGCTTTGGCTTCTTCTCTAAAGACGACAACCTGGCAGGAGATAAAGCAGCTATCTCCTCAGTGTTCAAAAG GTTCTTGGAAGAGCACAATCATAAGAAAAAGCAGTCTGCTTGGGAGAATGGCAGAGAGATGGAAACCAATGATGGGGATGTTGAGCGGGAGAAAGGGAATGGCATGAAGGCCTCTGGGGGCATCTTTGACAGAGAGCCCGACAAAGGGGAGAAGTACAAGTACATGGAAGACTTTGACGATGACCGGAACGTGTCGTTGAACAGCTTCTTGAAAGCCTCCCCTTTCTTTTCCTGCGATGGCGAGGAAGAGGACGAGGAGATGATACCCAAGTCCCGTCCCAAGGTGCTCCGCAAAGAGCATGCCCGGGAGGACGACGGGTCTCCCAATCCCAAGAGCAAAGTCACCCTCTCGGCCAGGGAGCTATTTGAGGAGCGCTTCGGCAAGTGGGAGAACCTGGCCTACTTGCAGGCGGCTGCCAAAGACGATGATCTTGATGCCATGGCGGAGGAGATTTACCGCAGCCAGAAGCAGGAGAAGGCCACGGCCATAGCTGCGGTCTTGGCCAAGAGAGAGGCCATAGCGGGCATGCTCAGAGGCTTCTCCCCGGAGAACGTCAGcaaagacaggaggatggagaaAGCTGCCTCCAGCCTGTCCCCCATACCCGCACCACGGAGGAACTCTGACCGGGAGATGTTCATGGTCAGGGGGGAGGACTCTCCCCCAAGGGCCTCTGAGAAAAGAGGAGCGGAGTTCAGCGTCAGAATGGATTCCCTCAGAGATGATGTGGCAAG ctcctctGGTGTTATGGTTGGTGAGCGAAGGTTATCACGGGATCTTGTGCATCCTACTAAAAAGGAGCAGGCGTTTCGCTCTATCTTCCAGCACATTCAGGCCACACAGTTACAAAGGAGTCCCTCAGAGCTGTTTGCACAGCACATTGTCACCATTGTCCACTACATTAAAG CACAGCACTTTCCATCCAACGGAATTACTCTAAATGAGCGATTTGCCATGTACCAAAGAAGAGCTGCGCAAAAAGAAATGATGAAGCCAAGAAAGAGCCCAGAGATACACAG GAGAATTGATGTTTCTCCCAGTGCTTTTAAGAAACACTCTCACCTGTTTGAGGGGATGAAAAGCTCCGGGGAAGGCAGTTACAAG GATGAAGGTAAAAAAATGAAGGGTGACTCAATGGACCTTCGTCTGGATATTGAGCGCCGTAAAAAATATTCCACCCGGGAGAGTGATTATAaacaggatagggggagagatTCAGGAGACTCCCCAGAGGCTAGCAGGGAGAGGTCCGCTGAGAAATCCTCCAAGCACCACAAGAAGTCCAA gaaaaacaagaagaagccatctcgctcctcctcttcctcttcttctgccGAATCTCACAGGGGAGGAGACTATCCCCATGAGGAGCCTGAGCCCAAAGACGAAGGCTTTAACAAGGCCAGGCTGGGGCCTCGGGGGGACTATGGCGGTCCCACGGAGAGGGGACGAGGACGCGGAGGCTTT CAATTTAGAATAAGAGGAAGGGGCTGGAACAGGGAAAATGACCAGGGAAACAATTCCAACAGTAATACCGCTAACATTTGCATACCAGTTCACCCCAAGAATGAGGACTGGGAACCAGAGTACACCCCCAAGAGCCGAAAATACTACTTG CATGATGACAGGGAGGGCGAGAGGAAGTGGGTGGACAACCGAGGACGTGGAGGACGGGGGAACTTCCTGCGTGGCAGCAGGGGCCGTTTCATTATCCGGAAGGCCAGCGTTGGCTTACCCAACAACCacgccaacaacaacaacagccccaAGTGGACACATGACAAGTTCCAGGTCaacggagggaaggaggagggcgaGCCCCAGGAGGAGGACACAGAGCAggaccacaaagaccaggagaaGTCTGAAGACATGGAAACCGCTGAGCAGTGA